One Punica granatum isolate Tunisia-2019 chromosome 3, ASM765513v2, whole genome shotgun sequence genomic window carries:
- the LOC116199731 gene encoding E3 ubiquitin-protein ligase WAV3, whose amino-acid sequence MSSKWKKAKMALGLNLCLYVPRRDEPSSDAAAAADVARRFSDTVSLSFASGDPHRPRTPTPSSSGLLLSRSGNRSSKKTCAICLTSIKPGQGQAIFTAECSHSFHFHCITSNVKHGNQVCPVCRAKWKEVPFQSPVPDVFPNGRLRVNSVGRARDDSYMNVIRPIPQHRLGSHQPVSTFNHRPEPSCFDDDEVLGAEPGSSEKNSSKIDDLSGSSVGTLEIKTYPEVPAVPRSACNDNFTVLIHLKAPKPKMLGESQTGNQTSRAPVDLVTVLDVSGSMAGTKLALLKRAMGFVVQNLGPADRLSVIAFSSTARRLFPLRRMTDTGRQQALQAVNALTSNGGTNIAEGLRKGFKVVTDRKWKNPVASVILLSDGQDTYNVCNAGWGSGSSHCRGDYRSLLPASVLQQNIPADLQIPVHTFGFGADHDAAAMHSISEMSSGTFSFIEAENVIQDAFAQCIGGLLSVVVQELKVEVESRLQLGQIKAGSYQSSLDAGGKTGSIVVGDLYAEEERDFLVTVKIPIDQSCRGEQSLLEVRCVYRDPITKETVRLEGASEVRIERPEETGDLAVSMEVDRQRNRLYAAEAMAEARLAAERGDLSSAVSVLEICNRALSETVSARAGDRLCISLCAELKEMKERMANRRVYEASGRAYVLSGLSSHSWQRATARGDSTNSNSLVQAYQTPSMVDMVTQSQTMIFGEPLASSGRRKQLRQAHSFPAGPRPR is encoded by the exons ATGTCCAGCAAATGGAAGAAGGCCAAGATGGCGCTGGGCCTCAACTTGTGCCTCTACGTCCCCCGCCGCGACGAGCCCTCCTCCGACGCCGCAGCCGCCGCCGACGTCGCCAGGCGGTTCTCCGACACCGTCTCCCTCTCGTTTGCTTCCGGGGACCCCCACCGGCCCCGCACGCCCACCCCATCTTCCTCCGGGCTCCTCCTCTCCAGATCCGGCAACAGGTCCTCTAAG AAAACATGTGCAATATGTCTCACTTCCATCAAACCAGGCCAAGGGCAGGCAATATTCACAGCCGAATGTTCCCACTCTTTCCATTTCCATTGCATCACTTCCAACGTGAAACATGGAAACCAAGTTTGCCCTGTCTGTAGAGCGAAATGGAAGGAAGTTCCCTTTCAGAGTCCCGTCCCCGATGTTTTTCCCAATGGAAGGTTGAGAGTGAACTCAGTAGGTAGGGCACGGGACGATAGCTACATGAACGTTATACGGCCTATCCCGCAGCATAGGTTGGGTTCACATCAGCCCGTTTCAACATTCAATCACAGGCCAGAGCCCAGTTGCTTTGATGACGATGAAGTTCTTGGTGCTGAACCAGGAAGTAGTGAGAAAAACTCATCTAAAATTGATGATCTATCTGGCAGTTCCGTTGGAACCCTAGAGATTAAGACTTACCCTGAGGTTCCAGCTGTTCCTAGATCAGCATGTAACGATAATTTCACAGTTTtgatccacttaaaagctcccAAACCTAAAATGCTGGGCGAATCACAAACCGGGAATCAAACTTCTCGGGCTCCAGTTGATTTAGTAACAGTTCTTGATGTTAGTGGAAGCATGGCAGGTACGAAGCTTGCCCTGTTGAAACGGGCTATGGGATTTGTGGTGCAGAACCTGGGACCCGCAGACCGACTCTCAGTCATCGCCTTCTCATCCACAGCACGCCGCCTCTTTCCTCTCCGCCGAATGACTGATACAGGGCGGCAGCAGGCACTGCAGGCTGTTAATGCTCTGACCTCAAACGGTGGGACAAACATTGCTGAAGGTCTGAGGAAAGGTTTCAAGGTTGTGACCGATCGCAAGTGGAAGAACCCAGTTGCAAGTGTCATACTCTTATCCGATGGGCAGGACACTTATAATGTCTGCAACGCAGGTTGGGGCTCAGGAAGCTCCCATTGCAGAGGAGATTATAGATCTCTTCTCCCTGCCTCAGTATTACAACAGAACATTCCTGCAGACTTGCAGATTCCTGTGCACACATTTGGTTTTGGGGCAGACCATGATGCTGccgctatgcactcgatctcAGAAATGTCCAGCGGCACTTTCTCTTTCATAGAGGCTGAGAATGTAATTCAAGATGCATTTGCCCAATGCATTGGGGGGCTTCTGAGTGTAGTCGTTCAAGAGCTGAAGGTTGAAGTTGAGTCAAGATTGCAGCTTGGGCAGATAAAAGCTGGAAGCTACCAGAGCAGCTTGGACGCTGGGGGAAAGACTGGGTCGATCGTGGTTGGCGACTTGTACGCGGAGGAAGAGAGGGATTTTCTGGTGACAGTCAAGATCCCAATTGACCAGTCATGCCGTGGTGAACAGTCTTTGCTGGAGGTTAGATGTGTCTACAGAGATCCCATTACCAAGGAAACAGTGAGACTGGAAGGAGCGAGCGAAGTGAGGATTGAACGGCCCGAGGAAACTGGAGACCTAGCAGTTTCCATGGAGGTTGATCGACAGCGGAACAGGCTTTATGCAGCTGAGGCCATGGCTGAGGCCAGGCTTGCCGCAGAAAGAGGAGACCTTTCCTCTGCTGTATCCGTTCTGGAGATATGCAACAGGGCGCTGTCGGAGACTGTGTCTGCGAGGGCTGGTGATCGGCTCTGCATCTCTCTGTGCGCGGAGCTGAAGGAGATGAAGGAGAGGATGGCGAACAGAAGGGTCTATGAGGCCTCAGGGAGGGCCTACGTCCTATCGGGGCTGAGCTCCCACTCATGGCAGAGGGCAACAGCCCGCGGGGATTCAACAAACAGCAACAGCCTCGTGCAGGCCTACCAAACCCCGTCGATGGTGGACATGGTGACCCAGTCCCAGACTATGATCTTCGGAGAGCCGCTGGCTTCTTCAGGCAGGAGGAAGCAGCTCCGGCAGGCACACTCTTTCCCAGCAGGGCCACGCCCGAGGTAA